One stretch of Oncorhynchus gorbuscha isolate QuinsamMale2020 ecotype Even-year linkage group LG21, OgorEven_v1.0, whole genome shotgun sequence DNA includes these proteins:
- the LOC124008716 gene encoding T-cell-specific surface glycoprotein CD28-like → MNVYWIPTILLSLSSAAKMISSNNCKDKLRTFNVVHVFVNGTASVSCPNLTGKDQEEMRFHLYLGLVEVGNHTHDNGHNHNSTETVSPVGEGLGLRVNEQDHTVSFVLSGMTTERAGVYTCEGYPMYPPPIVKVPDEPQTLVLVEALQCQARKPVGCVGSAWTWVLGFWVTIIYGLAVTVIAFAIRLRLRRVECSQSDDMNIKPKAPLRGHRKKQGVQHPIRMGRY, encoded by the exons ATGAACGTTTACTGGATACCCAcgatcctcctctccctctccagtgcTGCCAAAATGATAAGCTCAAACAACTGTAAAG ACAAGCTCAGAACGTTCAATGTGGTCCATGTGTTTGTCAACGGCACTGCATCTGTCAGCTGCCCCAACCTGACAGGCAAAGATCAGGAGGAGATGAGATTCCACCTATACCTGGGCTTGGTCGAGGTTGGCAACCACACTCACGACAATGGTCACAACCACAACTCCACAGAGACAGTGAGTCCTGTTGGGGagggtctggggctgagggtgAACGAACAGGACCATACGGTCAGTTTTGTCCTCTCTGGAATGACCACGGAGCGCGCTGGAGTCTATACCTGTGAGGGGTACCCCATGTACCCACCTCCCATTGTGAAAGTACCAGACGAGCCTCAGACCTTGGTCCTGGTTGAAG CTCTCCAGTGCCAGGCAAGGAAGCCTGTGGGATGTGTAGGCTCTGCTTGGACATGGGTACTGGGGTTCTGGGTCACCATCATCTATGGCCTGGCTGTCACTGTCATCGCCTTTGCCATCCGG CTCAGACTGAGGAGAGTGGAGTGTTCCCAGAGCGACGACATGAACATCAAACCCAAAGCTCCACTCAGGGGGCACAGGAAGAAGCAGGGGGTCCAGCATCCAATCCGAATGGGACGATACTGA